The Sphingorhabdus sp. Alg231-15 genome has a segment encoding these proteins:
- the sucD gene encoding succinate--CoA ligase subunit alpha produces the protein MSILIDKNTKVITQGMTGNTGTFHTEQALAYGTQMVAGVTPGKGGTTHIGLPNYDTVAEAKDATGATASVVYVPPPFAADSILEAIDAEIELIVAITEGVPVLDMVRVKRALQGSKSRLIGPNCPGVLTPDECKIGIMPGSIFKKGSVGVVSRSGTLTYEAVHQTTAVGLGQTTAVGIGGDPVNGTNFIDVLELFLADDDTKSIIMIGEIGGSAEEEAAQFIADEAKKGRSKPMVGFIAGLTAPPGRRMGHAGAIVSGGQGGAEDKIAAMEAAGIRVSPSPSELGITLDAMLKETV, from the coding sequence ATGAGCATTTTAATCGACAAGAACACCAAAGTTATCACCCAAGGCATGACCGGTAATACCGGCACGTTCCATACCGAACAGGCGCTGGCTTATGGCACGCAAATGGTCGCTGGTGTTACACCGGGCAAGGGCGGAACCACCCATATTGGCCTGCCAAACTATGACACGGTCGCCGAAGCCAAAGACGCGACCGGTGCGACTGCCTCTGTGGTTTATGTGCCGCCGCCATTTGCAGCGGACTCGATCCTTGAAGCCATTGATGCCGAGATTGAACTGATTGTTGCGATTACCGAAGGTGTTCCGGTGCTCGACATGGTGCGGGTGAAACGGGCGCTGCAAGGCTCCAAGTCGCGGCTCATCGGCCCTAACTGCCCCGGCGTTTTGACCCCTGACGAATGCAAGATTGGCATCATGCCCGGCAGCATCTTCAAGAAGGGCTCAGTTGGCGTGGTCTCACGTTCCGGTACGCTCACCTATGAGGCGGTGCATCAGACCACGGCGGTTGGCCTGGGCCAGACCACAGCGGTCGGCATTGGCGGTGATCCGGTCAACGGCACCAACTTTATCGACGTGCTCGAGCTGTTCCTCGCCGATGACGATACTAAGTCGATCATCATGATCGGTGAAATCGGTGGCAGCGCGGAAGAAGAAGCGGCGCAATTTATCGCGGACGAAGCCAAAAAGGGCCGCAGCAAGCCGATGGTCGGCTTTATCGCTGGTCTGACGGCACCTCCGGGTCGCCGCATGGGCCATGCTGGCGCGATTGTCTCCGGCGGCCAGGGCGGTGCGGAAGACAAAATCGCGGCGATGGAAGCGGCCGGCATTCGCGTGTCGCCAAGCCCGTCAGAGCTGGGCATCACATTGGATGCGATGCTGAAAGAAACGGTCTGA
- the mdh gene encoding malate dehydrogenase, with product MARNKIALIGAGMIGGTLAHLAASKEMGDVVLFDIAEGMPAGKALDLSQAAPVDGFDSNLKGTNDYADIAGADVIIVTAGVPRKPGMSRDDLLGINLKVMKAVGDGIKAHAPDAFVICITNPLDAMVWALREFSGLPHNKVVGMAGVLDSARFRHFLAEEFEVSVEDVTAFVLGGHGDTMVPVPAYSTVAGIPIPDLIKMGWTTQENIDAIVKRTRGGGGEIVGLLGNGSAYYAPATSAIMMAESYLKDKRRVLPAAAHLTGQYGVDDLYVGVPCIIGKDGVEKVIEIELSEEAQGNFNVSVDAVKELLEACKGLDSSLA from the coding sequence ATGGCCCGTAACAAAATTGCGCTGATTGGCGCTGGCATGATTGGTGGCACGCTTGCCCATCTCGCTGCTTCCAAGGAAATGGGCGATGTCGTCCTGTTTGATATTGCAGAGGGCATGCCCGCTGGTAAAGCGCTCGACCTCAGTCAGGCTGCGCCAGTTGACGGGTTCGACTCCAATCTCAAAGGCACGAATGACTATGCCGATATTGCGGGCGCCGATGTCATCATCGTGACCGCCGGTGTTCCGCGCAAACCCGGCATGAGCCGCGACGATCTGCTTGGTATCAACCTGAAGGTCATGAAAGCGGTTGGCGACGGCATCAAGGCCCATGCACCGGATGCTTTTGTTATTTGCATCACCAACCCGCTCGACGCGATGGTTTGGGCATTGCGCGAATTTTCCGGTCTGCCGCATAACAAGGTTGTCGGCATGGCTGGCGTTCTAGACAGCGCGCGCTTCCGTCACTTCCTCGCTGAAGAGTTTGAAGTATCGGTGGAAGATGTCACCGCCTTCGTTCTTGGCGGCCATGGCGATACGATGGTGCCGGTGCCGGCATACTCAACGGTTGCCGGTATCCCTATCCCTGATCTCATCAAAATGGGCTGGACCACACAGGAAAATATCGACGCAATCGTGAAGCGTACCCGCGGCGGCGGCGGAGAGATTGTCGGCCTGCTTGGCAATGGCTCGGCTTATTATGCGCCAGCGACCAGCGCGATCATGATGGCGGAAAGCTACCTCAAGGATAAGCGCCGCGTGCTGCCTGCCGCAGCCCATCTCACCGGCCAATATGGTGTTGATGATCTCTATGTCGGCGTGCCGTGCATCATCGGCAAAGACGGTGTCGAAAAGGTCATCGAGATTGAACTGAGCGAAGAAGCGCAGGGCAATTTCAACGTGTCGGTCGACGCGGTGAAGGAATTGCTGGAAGCGTGTAAGGGGCTGGATTCGAGTCTGGCTTAA
- a CDS encoding phosphotransferase, which produces MSAAFPLRPEEFDPRWVEDVFGAPSGSLQSMTHKPVGTGQVCDSFRFICDWQEGDYPTSFVAKCPSADPVSRGAAAIFHLYDMEVGWYRDVAGQSGVGCPGCYHAAIGEDETQFVLMLEDMAPARQGDQLAGATQTQVQSAIGEAAALHSFQPETGTLEQYSWLLHGQGNGDYMRQALPAIYPEFRKRFASRLSADILDMGAELIAKFGNYLEREPGRPCITHSDMRLDNILFDEGGARAILVDWQTATLGNGANDIAYLIGTSFADPQERASVEQKLISDYLSCLSSNGIEQDHDLFWQDYRRHAFSGFIMAINASIHVEQTERGDEMFAVMAERPAQMALDLDSLSLL; this is translated from the coding sequence ATGAGCGCCGCATTCCCGCTCCGCCCGGAAGAATTTGATCCGCGCTGGGTTGAGGACGTGTTTGGTGCGCCGTCTGGATCGCTGCAATCGATGACCCACAAGCCGGTGGGTACCGGACAGGTATGTGACAGTTTCCGCTTCATTTGTGACTGGCAGGAGGGCGACTATCCCACCAGCTTTGTCGCCAAATGTCCAAGTGCCGACCCAGTCAGCCGCGGGGCAGCGGCGATCTTCCATCTCTATGATATGGAGGTGGGCTGGTACCGGGATGTTGCCGGACAATCCGGTGTTGGCTGCCCGGGTTGCTATCATGCCGCAATTGGCGAGGACGAGACACAATTTGTCCTGATGCTCGAAGATATGGCGCCGGCGCGGCAAGGCGATCAGCTGGCTGGTGCAACGCAGACACAGGTACAATCCGCGATCGGTGAGGCCGCCGCGCTGCACAGTTTTCAGCCTGAAACCGGAACGCTGGAGCAATATAGCTGGTTGCTCCACGGTCAAGGCAATGGCGACTATATGCGGCAGGCGTTGCCCGCTATCTATCCCGAATTTCGCAAGCGTTTCGCGAGCAGATTAAGCGCCGATATATTGGATATGGGCGCGGAACTGATCGCGAAATTTGGTAACTATCTTGAACGCGAACCTGGGCGTCCCTGCATCACGCACAGCGACATGCGGCTCGACAATATTTTGTTCGATGAGGGCGGTGCGCGCGCCATTTTGGTGGATTGGCAAACCGCAACATTAGGCAATGGCGCAAACGATATTGCCTATCTGATCGGGACCAGTTTCGCGGATCCGCAAGAGCGGGCATCAGTGGAGCAGAAGCTGATTTCCGACTATCTATCTTGCCTATCATCAAATGGGATTGAGCAGGATCATGACCTGTTCTGGCAGGACTATCGTCGCCATGCCTTTTCCGGTTTCATCATGGCAATCAACGCCTCGATCCATGTCGAACAGACCGAACGCGGCGATGAGATGTTTGCGGTAATGGCCGAACGTCCCGCGCAAATGGCGCTCGATCTCGACAGTTTGAGCCTGCTTTAG
- the zapE gene encoding cell division protein ZapE: MTDFYARYKALIANGELKSDADQNACAQRLAQLQQELEAVPPRGSVLWRMFSKKPTPPRGIYMWGGVGRGKSMLMDLFYDSLQINRKKRAHFHEFMLDVHARLNEERKKEQGDPILPVVEALAGEARFLAFDEMVVNNSADAMIMSRLFTGLVDAGVTLIATSNRPPVDLYKDGLNREHFLPFIDLLENQLDVISLNGPTDYRRERLGGVDLWHVPNGDAATKALSEAFFRLTDYPPEDRAHVPSEELAVQGARSMHVPKALKGVGVFSFKRLCAEARGAPDYLAIARHFHSVIIVGIPILSKENRNEAARFVTLIDALYEYRVKLLASADAEPDSLYPEGDGSFEFVRTASRLVEMQSDDYLALGHGTGEAP; this comes from the coding sequence ATGACCGACTTTTACGCGCGCTACAAAGCGTTGATCGCAAATGGCGAACTCAAATCTGATGCCGATCAGAACGCCTGTGCACAGCGACTCGCGCAATTGCAGCAAGAGCTCGAAGCGGTTCCACCACGCGGTAGCGTGCTGTGGCGAATGTTCTCGAAAAAGCCGACGCCGCCGCGCGGCATCTATATGTGGGGCGGCGTCGGGCGCGGCAAGTCGATGCTGATGGATCTGTTTTACGACAGTCTTCAGATTAATCGCAAGAAACGCGCGCATTTTCATGAGTTCATGCTCGATGTCCACGCGCGCCTGAATGAAGAGCGCAAGAAGGAGCAGGGTGATCCGATCCTTCCGGTTGTCGAGGCACTGGCAGGTGAGGCGCGTTTCCTCGCCTTTGATGAAATGGTGGTGAACAATAGCGCTGATGCGATGATCATGTCCCGGCTGTTCACCGGTTTGGTTGACGCTGGCGTTACATTGATTGCGACGTCCAATCGGCCGCCGGTTGATTTGTACAAGGACGGCCTCAATCGCGAGCATTTCCTGCCGTTTATCGATCTGCTCGAGAATCAGCTGGATGTCATCTCGCTAAACGGCCCGACGGACTATCGCCGCGAACGATTGGGCGGTGTCGATTTGTGGCATGTGCCCAATGGTGATGCAGCGACCAAAGCGTTGAGCGAAGCGTTTTTCCGGCTGACCGATTATCCGCCGGAAGACCGCGCTCATGTTCCTTCCGAGGAGCTGGCTGTGCAAGGAGCCCGGTCGATGCATGTGCCCAAAGCGTTGAAAGGCGTCGGTGTTTTCTCCTTCAAACGGTTGTGTGCAGAGGCGCGGGGAGCACCGGATTACCTCGCCATTGCGCGTCATTTTCACAGTGTCATCATCGTCGGTATCCCGATTCTTTCCAAAGAGAACCGCAATGAAGCGGCACGCTTTGTCACCCTGATCGACGCGCTCTACGAATATCGCGTCAAGCTATTGGCAAGCGCCGATGCCGAGCCTGATTCGCTTTATCCCGAGGGCGACGGGTCATTCGAATTTGTCCGCACCGCCTCCCGGCTGGTCGAGATGCAGTCAGACGACTACCTCGCTCTCGGCCATGGCACCGGTGAAGCGCCCTGA
- a CDS encoding hotdog domain-containing protein, translating into MADAEPEFFTSDPHPDHPGWYHWKLRDPECYNSFLGPMIVRRGGDGIAENIARVRMFPERQHRNLGDVVHGGTMMGFIDCALFAAMRVLEIGPSGFAVTLELQTHFIGAARLGEPLEAQVEIARETGRFLFLRGLVVQGDGQENMASYTAIVKKAPAAKPPQKTAQKTVQKPASQ; encoded by the coding sequence ATGGCTGACGCCGAGCCTGAATTTTTTACCAGCGATCCGCACCCTGATCATCCAGGTTGGTACCATTGGAAATTGCGCGATCCGGAATGCTATAACAGCTTTCTCGGACCGATGATTGTCCGGCGCGGCGGCGATGGTATTGCTGAAAATATTGCCCGCGTCCGCATGTTCCCGGAACGACAGCATCGCAATCTCGGCGACGTGGTTCACGGCGGCACGATGATGGGCTTTATCGATTGCGCTCTGTTCGCAGCCATGCGGGTGCTGGAAATCGGGCCCTCCGGATTTGCCGTGACACTCGAATTGCAAACTCACTTTATCGGTGCGGCGCGCCTCGGTGAGCCGCTCGAAGCGCAGGTGGAAATAGCCCGTGAAACGGGGCGCTTCCTGTTTCTTCGTGGACTGGTCGTTCAGGGTGATGGTCAAGAAAATATGGCGTCTTACACGGCCATCGTGAAGAAGGCACCTGCCGCAAAACCGCCGCAAAAAACCGCGCAAAAAACCGTGCAAAAACCGGCTTCGCAATGA
- a CDS encoding succinate dehydrogenase iron-sulfur subunit: MATFTLPKNSKIRKTGEVHEALSGGKARAFKVYRYDPDSGENPRYDTFKIDTEDCGPMVLDALIKMKSEQDSTLTFRRSCREGICGSCAMNIDGKNGLACTTAIEDCGKEVKITPLPHMEVIKDLVPDFTHFYAQYASIQPWLKTVTPTPSGKERLQSPEDRAKLDGLYECILCACCQTSCPSYWWNSDKFLGPAILLQAYRWLADSRDEMTGERLDELEDPFRLYRCHTIMNCANACPKGLSPAKAIAEIKKMTAAREV; this comes from the coding sequence ATGGCAACCTTTACGCTCCCGAAAAACAGTAAAATCCGGAAAACCGGTGAAGTGCACGAAGCGCTGAGTGGTGGGAAGGCCCGTGCGTTTAAGGTCTATCGTTATGACCCTGATAGCGGTGAAAACCCGCGCTATGATACCTTCAAGATCGATACCGAGGATTGCGGACCGATGGTCCTGGATGCGCTGATCAAGATGAAAAGCGAGCAGGATTCAACACTGACCTTCCGTCGGTCCTGCCGTGAAGGCATCTGCGGGTCCTGTGCGATGAATATCGATGGCAAAAATGGCCTCGCCTGCACCACGGCGATTGAAGATTGTGGCAAGGAAGTGAAGATCACGCCTTTGCCTCATATGGAAGTAATCAAGGATCTGGTCCCGGATTTCACGCATTTCTATGCGCAATATGCGTCGATCCAGCCTTGGCTTAAGACGGTAACGCCGACGCCTTCCGGCAAAGAGCGGCTGCAATCTCCTGAAGACCGTGCCAAGCTCGATGGCCTCTACGAATGTATCCTGTGCGCCTGCTGCCAAACCAGCTGCCCGAGCTATTGGTGGAATTCCGACAAGTTTCTTGGCCCCGCTATTCTGCTTCAGGCCTATCGCTGGTTGGCCGATAGTCGTGACGAAATGACCGGAGAACGGCTTGATGAACTGGAAGATCCATTCCGCCTTTATCGCTGCCACACGATCATGAACTGCGCCAATGCGTGCCCTAAAGGCTTGTCGCCGGCAAAAGCAATTGCCGAGATCAAGAAGATGACGGCGGCCCGGGAAGTTTGA
- a CDS encoding CDP-alcohol phosphatidyltransferase family protein: MQTKNGVTLLLHGENDTLIWGMTNAERGRRLVEKLQGNISGSLWINLAYVFDPQWISYVHDNPGSVLTIGGVPILAHLRNEIEAEELAAKRIPTDARVMEYRDGPRIHNHALRKLETPFARELTPATVKDIERQSYFGAYKGVTDILTKYLWPELALILTRFAARIGMTPNMVTGIGAIGCIAATFLFYYGYFWSGMAAGFVFMVLDTVDGKLARCTITSSFWGNIFDHGLDLVHPPFWWVAWAIGLGAVGLALPEDQLRLALIVILGGYVLQRIIEGIFIRAFGQHIHVWRPMDSWFRLITARRNPNMVLLFVSMVFGRPDIGLIAVAWWTLISLAVHLVQLMQAWLVKMRGGQIVSWLEQEQG, translated from the coding sequence ATGCAGACCAAAAACGGTGTGACTCTTTTGCTGCATGGCGAAAATGACACGCTGATATGGGGAATGACCAATGCGGAACGGGGTCGCCGCTTGGTTGAGAAACTGCAGGGGAATATCAGCGGCAGCCTATGGATAAACTTGGCTTATGTTTTTGATCCGCAATGGATAAGCTACGTTCATGACAATCCGGGAAGCGTCCTGACTATTGGCGGCGTTCCAATACTAGCACATCTGAGAAACGAGATAGAAGCGGAAGAGCTTGCTGCAAAGCGCATACCTACTGACGCGCGGGTGATGGAATATCGCGACGGACCGCGCATTCACAATCATGCACTGCGCAAGCTGGAGACACCTTTTGCGCGCGAACTCACACCGGCGACGGTGAAGGATATCGAGCGGCAAAGCTATTTTGGGGCCTATAAAGGGGTCACCGACATTCTCACCAAATATCTTTGGCCGGAACTTGCATTGATACTCACTCGCTTTGCCGCCCGAATCGGGATGACGCCAAACATGGTCACCGGCATCGGTGCGATCGGCTGTATCGCCGCGACCTTCTTGTTCTATTACGGTTATTTCTGGTCAGGTATGGCCGCAGGTTTTGTATTCATGGTTCTGGACACCGTTGATGGCAAGCTTGCCCGCTGCACCATAACATCATCCTTTTGGGGAAATATTTTTGATCACGGGCTTGATCTGGTCCATCCGCCTTTCTGGTGGGTGGCATGGGCGATAGGGCTTGGTGCGGTTGGATTGGCCTTGCCGGAAGATCAACTTCGTCTGGCGCTGATCGTCATTCTGGGCGGCTATGTCCTGCAACGGATCATCGAGGGGATATTCATCCGCGCTTTTGGTCAGCATATCCATGTCTGGAGACCGATGGATTCATGGTTCCGTCTGATCACCGCAAGGCGCAATCCCAATATGGTGCTGTTATTTGTCTCTATGGTTTTTGGTCGCCCCGACATCGGTCTGATTGCAGTGGCTTGGTGGACTTTGATTTCGCTGGCGGTCCATTTGGTGCAGCTGATGCAGGCCTGGTTGGTGAAAATGCGAGGTGGTCAGATTGTATCATGGCTGGAACAAGAGCAAGGATAG
- a CDS encoding HIT domain-containing protein, producing MNDTIKKFGYPATLVKGYHHWVVLLRPAQVTLGSLVVAAKSDATDFGDLSDDHFAELKSVTADVSSALQALVSHKKLNWLMLMMVDPHVHFHLIPRYEGAREWMGQDFEDKAWPGPPALGDAVKLSDDQISGMATWIKSSFPD from the coding sequence ATCAACGATACCATCAAGAAGTTCGGATATCCCGCGACGTTGGTGAAGGGCTATCATCATTGGGTCGTTTTGCTGCGCCCCGCTCAGGTAACTCTCGGTTCACTGGTTGTTGCAGCCAAGTCGGATGCAACCGATTTTGGTGATCTGTCTGACGATCATTTCGCTGAATTGAAATCTGTAACAGCGGATGTGTCATCAGCTCTGCAAGCGCTGGTTTCCCATAAGAAGCTCAACTGGCTGATGCTGATGATGGTCGACCCGCACGTCCATTTTCATCTCATCCCGCGCTATGAGGGAGCGCGTGAATGGATGGGTCAGGATTTTGAGGACAAGGCGTGGCCTGGCCCTCCAGCGCTTGGCGATGCAGTCAAATTATCGGACGATCAAATCTCTGGAATGGCAACCTGGATCAAATCAAGCTTTCCGGACTAG
- a CDS encoding sugar phosphate nucleotidyltransferase encodes MIDKVIILSAGQGSRLLPLTAERPKCLIDFSGKSLIAWQIEMLAAGGVREFHVVTGFMTDMVEAELEDLKQVGTDITIHFNPFFKVADNLGSCWIVRDVMDGDFMILNGDTLISPEIIATAQKTENWPITVTVDIKDHYDSDDMKVSLSGDRLTAIGKTLTAEQSDAESIGFLAFRGEGGAMFREKVRDVMRTPAGVENWYLKIIDTLAPSEKVGTVSIQGHDWAEVDFLNDVEAATALTDQWLAKSG; translated from the coding sequence ATGATCGACAAAGTAATAATCCTGAGTGCAGGTCAAGGCTCGCGGTTGCTGCCGCTGACCGCCGAACGCCCCAAATGCCTGATCGATTTTTCGGGCAAGAGCCTGATCGCATGGCAGATCGAAATGCTGGCTGCAGGTGGGGTGCGTGAATTTCATGTCGTGACCGGCTTTATGACAGATATGGTTGAAGCGGAGCTTGAGGATCTGAAGCAGGTGGGCACCGACATAACAATCCACTTTAATCCGTTTTTCAAGGTTGCTGATAATCTTGGCAGCTGCTGGATTGTGCGCGATGTAATGGATGGAGATTTCATGATCCTGAACGGCGATACGCTGATTTCACCCGAGATTATTGCCACTGCCCAGAAAACCGAGAACTGGCCGATTACGGTGACCGTCGATATTAAAGACCATTATGATAGCGATGATATGAAAGTATCGCTGAGCGGCGACCGGCTGACGGCAATCGGAAAGACATTGACCGCCGAACAAAGCGACGCGGAATCGATCGGCTTTCTGGCATTTCGTGGAGAAGGCGGTGCTATGTTTCGGGAAAAAGTTCGCGACGTCATGCGCACGCCGGCAGGTGTGGAGAACTGGTATCTCAAGATTATTGACACGCTGGCTCCCAGCGAAAAAGTCGGCACCGTGTCTATCCAGGGTCATGATTGGGCCGAGGTCGATTTTCTCAACGATGTCGAAGCGGCAACCGCTCTTACAGATCAGTGGTTGGCCAAATCCGGCTAG
- a CDS encoding lipopolysaccharide biosynthesis protein, translating to MAEEVAIEPANAKPEKTGIKRIITNTGWLLGGKGFGGVLSLFYLAILTRTLGVAGFGQFALITGTAQAIALIVTFQTWQVVIRFGARNIKGEENRRQFGRLVGLCTLLDIAGAVAGCILAYFAVGWLAPFFGWDQELAQNALIFALVMLLSIKSTPTGILRVENRFDLAAYAEAIIPTIRLIGTLIVWFTDPSLINFLAVWALSEVIHAIGYWLFAAWNSRDIMAPRNLLRVKRAVRENRGIGEFLLISNLGSTLAGLSQNISLLIVGYFVGPTAAGLYRLASQLSVAMTKISVLLSRAIFAEVNLMRAQQGAEAMKVLFRKASRMLFITGGTVILIVVVIGQPALFYMSGPEFLPAYPLLILLAAAASVDLAGAIYEPTLLSGSGARTALILQAAIAILFITMLLLGLQFYGARGAAGAMLVAAIVRLVLFGVAARRNLAKG from the coding sequence ATGGCTGAGGAAGTGGCGATCGAACCAGCAAATGCCAAACCGGAAAAAACCGGGATCAAGCGGATTATCACCAATACCGGATGGCTGCTTGGCGGTAAGGGTTTTGGGGGCGTCTTAAGCCTCTTCTATCTCGCTATCCTCACCCGTACGCTGGGCGTGGCTGGCTTTGGACAGTTTGCGCTGATTACCGGAACTGCGCAGGCCATCGCCCTGATCGTTACCTTTCAGACTTGGCAAGTCGTCATCCGCTTTGGTGCGCGCAATATCAAGGGGGAGGAAAACCGACGGCAATTCGGGCGGCTGGTCGGGCTGTGCACCTTGCTCGACATTGCCGGAGCAGTCGCGGGGTGCATCTTGGCCTATTTTGCCGTTGGCTGGCTGGCCCCGTTTTTCGGTTGGGATCAGGAGCTGGCACAAAATGCTCTGATCTTTGCCCTGGTGATGCTGCTGTCCATCAAATCAACGCCCACCGGCATATTGCGGGTGGAGAACCGGTTTGATCTCGCAGCCTATGCCGAGGCGATTATTCCGACAATTCGCCTGATCGGCACATTGATTGTCTGGTTTACCGACCCCAGTCTGATCAACTTTCTCGCGGTCTGGGCTCTGTCGGAAGTCATTCATGCCATTGGCTATTGGCTGTTTGCAGCGTGGAATAGCCGCGACATCATGGCCCCTCGAAATCTGTTGCGCGTGAAACGGGCGGTGCGGGAGAACCGCGGGATTGGCGAGTTCCTGCTGATATCCAATCTCGGTTCCACCCTCGCCGGACTGTCCCAGAATATTTCTCTGTTGATCGTCGGCTATTTTGTCGGCCCAACCGCAGCCGGTCTGTATCGGCTCGCCAGCCAGCTCAGTGTCGCAATGACCAAAATATCCGTACTCCTGTCGCGTGCGATATTCGCCGAAGTCAATCTGATGCGTGCGCAACAAGGTGCAGAGGCCATGAAGGTGCTGTTTCGCAAGGCCAGCCGGATGCTCTTCATCACCGGCGGTACCGTCATCCTGATTGTGGTGGTCATCGGCCAACCCGCCCTTTTCTACATGTCCGGACCGGAGTTCTTACCGGCTTATCCCTTGCTGATTCTGCTAGCCGCAGCGGCTTCAGTCGATCTTGCCGGTGCCATTTATGAGCCGACATTATTGTCAGGCAGCGGGGCTCGTACCGCCTTGATATTGCAGGCCGCTATTGCCATCTTGTTCATCACCATGCTGCTCCTCGGCCTGCAATTCTATGGCGCGCGGGGTGCCGCGGGTGCGATGCTGGTCGCGGCTATCGTACGACTTGTTCTTTTTGGCGTCGCAGCACGACGCAATCTGGCCAAAGGCTAG
- a CDS encoding NTP transferase domain-containing protein translates to MTADNNRDGASSSTADALVLAGSRPGGDPMADSRGIAVKALIPIAGKAMLAHVTDALLDHQAIGDVHVLAQDFSPFWTDADTSELENHPRVIAQTSGSTIATSLDTVLDQDDARFPVLITTADNVLLNAPMLDDFLSAAEDTDIAIALVEKQVLLHRYPASQRTWLKLRGGHYSGANLFYFGSPKAREILRYWAEVEQDRKKGWKILTIFGPWLLFLALTRVLTVDQLVARVGKKLGLTIKIIPMAQAEACIDVDKDSDLEMVEKILAARKEAARA, encoded by the coding sequence ATGACGGCCGATAATAATAGAGACGGTGCATCTTCTTCAACCGCTGACGCACTTGTTCTTGCGGGAAGTCGTCCCGGTGGCGATCCGATGGCGGACAGCCGGGGCATCGCGGTAAAAGCGCTGATCCCGATCGCAGGCAAAGCCATGCTTGCGCATGTCACCGACGCTTTGCTGGATCATCAGGCTATCGGCGATGTACATGTTCTGGCGCAGGATTTTTCGCCCTTTTGGACCGATGCCGATACCAGCGAACTGGAAAACCACCCTCGCGTGATTGCGCAAACCAGTGGCTCGACCATCGCGACATCACTCGACACGGTTCTGGATCAGGATGACGCCCGTTTTCCGGTGCTGATTACCACAGCAGACAATGTGCTGCTCAACGCGCCGATGCTAGATGACTTCCTGAGCGCGGCCGAAGATACCGATATTGCTATTGCGCTTGTTGAAAAGCAGGTGCTGCTGCACCGCTATCCCGCATCGCAGCGGACCTGGTTGAAATTGCGCGGCGGCCATTATAGCGGGGCGAACCTCTTCTATTTCGGTTCCCCGAAGGCGCGCGAGATATTGCGCTATTGGGCCGAGGTTGAGCAGGATCGTAAAAAGGGCTGGAAGATTTTGACAATATTCGGGCCGTGGCTTTTGTTTCTGGCGCTGACCAGGGTGCTTACTGTTGATCAACTGGTGGCGCGGGTTGGCAAGAAGCTAGGCCTGACCATAAAGATCATACCGATGGCCCAGGCAGAGGCTTGCATTGACGTTGACAAGGATAGCGACCTTGAAATGGTTGAAAAGATACTCGCCGCGCGGAAGGAAGCGGCTAGAGCCTAG